From the genome of Ptychodera flava strain L36383 chromosome 22, AS_Pfla_20210202, whole genome shotgun sequence, one region includes:
- the LOC139123103 gene encoding uncharacterized protein, giving the protein MSICRSKWPIIVRYSLGILGYIKCENSNNPRRCLPCLLRHKGLRKLHKLYEMADMAENEANNDSRTPCSICTDLNKRWRDGRPKTDDRRRSTGSEEIPLIDRCQYEANSNQMNIDMEGSASHRDKTKWSPLVQWFISLTWLVIIASLMLSAWTVCVVTNWGKGEETVYLLSTSTGVLSLVVVTLMRIVSIVYETSPPTRNWWVYALTKGNVLTRLNVLDLSRNTGFGYLSLAFALVCTFFDLSYQSYLISNCPYSTTHNVIIMFCLDCLAFIVAYLMFAAFCYEIHLLKCSLRSDMKLCLSFVKRNIKNGLDLCRQRILGTYSEFLKLHSLVSSWLVFQFSISVFKLSCHIYWNYQYFAVHTKVIPAILLNILVWCKCTIFLLLPIFAVGGFSILYLWNDFKLDCKRMQRRKDGENWHKVVKLLKTLNATDTGLYVSLFFSLLGAFVGLNLGRQYGVYWMDPVRNNEATHNAIVTMKNTSFCY; this is encoded by the exons ATGTCAATCTGTAGAAGCAAATGGCCAATTATCGTTCGATACAGTCTTGGTATCTTGGGATATATCAAGTGTGAAAACAGTAACAACCCCAGAAGATGTCTGCCGTGTTTACTGAGGCACAAGGGTTTGAGAAAGTTGCATAAGTTGTATGAGATGGCCGACATGGCTGAGAACGAGGCTAACAATGATTCAAGGACACCATGTTCTATATGCACAGATTTGAATAAAAGGTGGCGAGATGGACGTCCAAAAACAG ACGACCGACGGCGATCCACTGGTTCTGAAGAGATACCACTGATTGACCGATGTCAGTATGAagccaattcaaaccaaatgaaTATTGACATGGAAG GAAGTGCTTCACACAGAGATAAAACAAAATGGTCACCATTGGTGCAGTGGTTTATATCATTAACTTGGCTTGTGATTATAGCAAGTTTGATGTTGAGTGCATGGACAGTCTGCGTAGTGACCAACTGGGGAAAAGGAGAAGAGACTGTATATCTGTTATCAACCTCTACAGGTGTTTTATCCTTGGTTGTTGTCACATTAATGCGTATTGTTTCGATTGTTTACGAGACGTCACCACCGACGAGAAATTGGTGGGTGTATGCCCTTACTAAAGGAAATGTATTAACTCGCCTAAACGTCTTGGATTTGTCACGTAATACAGGATTTGGCTATCTTTCGCTTGCATTCGCCCTTGTTTGCACATTCTTTGATCTGTCTTACCAATCCTACTTAATTTCGAATTGTCCTTATTCGACCACTCATAATGTAATAATCATGTTCTGCCTCGATTGTTTGGCTTTCATAGTTGCTTACTTAATGTTTGCTGCTTTCTGCTACGAAATACATCTACTCAAGTGCAGTTTACGTTCAGATATGAAACTTTGTTTGTCGTTTGTGAAACGTAATATCAAGAATGGTCTAGATCTGTGCCGTCAACGCATTCTTGGGACGTATTCCGAGTTTTTAAAGTTACACAGTCTTGTTTCTTCTTGGCTTGTGTTTCAGTTTTCCATTTCAGTATTCAAGCTTTCATGCCATATTTACTGGAATTATCAGTACTTTGCAGTACACACAAAGGTAATCCCAGCCATTTTACTGAACATTCTTGTTTGGTGTAAGTGCACTATATTTCTCCTTCTTCCCATATTCGCCGTTGGGGGCTTCAGCATTTTATATCTATGGAACGATTTCAAGTTAGACTGCAAGCGGATGCAACGAAGAAAAGACGGTGAGAATTGGCATAAGGTTgtaaaacttttgaagactctcAATGCAACTGATACTGGCCTCTACGTTTCTCTTTTCTTTTCACTTTTGGGTGCTTTCGTAGGTCTGAATCTTGGTAGGCAATATGGCGTGTACTGGATGGACCCTGTCAGGAACAATGAAGCAACTCATAACGCAATTGTTACTATGAAAAACACATCTTTCTGTTATTGA
- the LOC139123102 gene encoding uncharacterized protein isoform X1: protein MSICRSKWPIIVRYSLGILGYVKWENSNNLRRCLPCLLRHKGLRKLYKLYEIVNPAENGVKNDLRTACSICRDLNKTWRDGSSKKDDGRQSIGSEEIPLIDRCQYEPKSNQVNIDIEGSTSYRDKRKRSQLVQWIVSLTWLVIIASLMLGTWSVYIVSTWGRGNSTVHLLSGSAYVLSLVVVTLMRIVSIVYETSPPTRNWWVYALTKGNVLTRLNVLDLSRNTGFGYLSLAFALVCTLVDLSYQTYTLSEYPDSTADINVFIQYCLDLLAFIIGYFMFAAFCYEIHLLKCSLRSDMKLCLSFVKRNIENGLDVCRQRILATYCDFLKLHSLVSSWLVFQFSISVFKLSCHIYWNYQYFVVHTKVTPAILLNILGWCKCILFLLLPIFAVGGFSILYLLNDFKLDFKRMQRRKDGENWHKVTKILKTLDATDTGIYVTVVFSLLSVFLALNLGRQYGVYWVESVTQNETIHNEIIALKNATFFSY, encoded by the exons ATGTCAATCTGTAGAAGCAAATGGCCAATCATCGTTCGGTACAGTCTCGGCATCTTGGGATATGTCAAGTGGGAAAACAGTAACAATCTCAGAAGATGTTTGCCGTGTTTACTGAGGCACAAGGGTTTAAGAAAGTTGTATAAGTTGTATGAGATTGTTAACCCGGCAGAGAACGGGGTTAAGAATGATTTGAGGACGGCATGTTCGATATGCAGAGACTTGAATAAAACATGGCGAGATGGCTCTTCAAAAAAAG acgATGGACGGCAATCTATTGGTTCGGAAGAAATACCACTGATTGACCGATGTCAGTATGAACCAAAATCAAACCAAGTGAATATTGACATTGAAG GTAGTACTTCATATAGAGATAAAAGAAAACGGTCACAATTGGTGCAGTGGATTGTATCATTAACTTGGCTTGTGATTATAGCAAGTTTGATGTTGGGCACCTGGTCAGTTTATATAGTGTCAACCTGGGGAAGAGGAAATTCGACTGTACATCTGTTATCAGGATCTGCCTATGTGCTTTCATTGGTTGTTGTCACATTAATGCGTATTGTTTCGATTGTTTACGAGACGTCACCACCGACGAGAAATTGGTGGGTGTATGCCCTTACCAAAGGAAATGTATTAACTCGCCTAAACGTCTTGGATTTGTCACGTAATACAGGATTTGGCTATCTGTCACTTGCGTTCGCCCTTGTTTGCACACTCGTGGATTTGTCGTATCAAACCTACACACTTTCGGAGTATCCTGATTCGACCGCTGATATAAATGTGTTCATACAGTACTGCCTGGACCTTTTGGCTTTCATAATCGGTTACTTCATGTTTGCAGCGTTCTGCTACGAAATTCATCTACTGAAGTGCAGTTTACGTTCAGATATGAAACTTTGTTTGTCGTTTGTGAAACGAAATATCGAGAATGGTCTTGATGTGTGTCGCCAACGGATCCTTGCTACGTATTGcgattttttaaagttacacAGTCTTGTTTCTTCTTGGCTTGTGTTTCAGTTCTCCATTTCAGTATTTAAGCTTTCATGCCATATTTACTGGAATTATCAGTACTTCGTAGTACACACAAAGGTAACCCCAGCCATTTTACTGAACATCCTAGGTTGGTGTAAGTGCATCTTATTTCTCCTTCTTCCCATATTCGCCGTTGGGGGCTTCAGCATTTTATATCTATTGAACGACTTCAAGTTGGACTTCAAACGGATGCAACGAAGAAAAGACGGTGAGAATTGGCATAAGGttacaaaaattttgaagacactCGATGCAACTGATACTGGCATCTACGTCACTGTTGTCTTTTCACTTTTGAGTGTTTTTTTAGCTCTGAATCTTGGTAGGCAGTATGGCGTGTATTGGGTCGAATCAGTCacacaaaatgaaacaattCATAACGAAATTATCGCTTTGAAAAACGCAACTTTTTTCAGTTATTGA
- the LOC139123102 gene encoding uncharacterized protein isoform X2, with protein sequence MPIYRSKWPIIVRYSLSILGYVKYENSNNLRRCLPCLLRHMGLRKLHKLYEIADMAENEADNDSRTPCSICRDLNKIWRDGRPKKDDGRQYTGSEEIPLIDRCQSEPNSNQMNIDMEGSTSYRDKGRRSQLVQWITSLTWLVIIASLMLSAWTVCVVSNWGKGKSTLHLFSASTYVLPLVVVTLMRIVSIVYETSPPTRNWWVYALTKGNVLTRLNVLDLSRNTGFGYLSLACALICTFFELWYQSYLISKCPDSTSDNVKQGIDLFAFIISYFMFAAFCYEIHLLKCSLRSDMKLCLLFVKRNIENGLDLCRQRILASYSEFLKLHSLVSSWLVFQFSISVFKVSCHIHWNYDYFVSHTNVTPAILRNILVWCECIIFLLLPIFAVGGFSILYLWNDFKLDCKRMQRKKDGENWHKVVKLLKILNASDTGLYVTVFFSLLSAFVGLNFGRQYGVYWNARFTNTETIHNEIIAAKNTTFDCY encoded by the exons ATGCCAATCTATAGAAGCAAATGGCCAATTATCGTTCGGTATAGTCTTAGCATCTTGGGATATGTCAAGTATGAAAACAGCAATAACCTCAGAAGATGTTTGCCGTGTTTACTGAGGCACATGGGTTTGAGAAAGTTGCATAAGTTGTATGAGATTGCCGACATGGCCGAGAACGAGGCTGACAATGATTCAAGGACACCCTGTTCTATATGCAgagatttgaataaaatatggCGAGATGGACGTCCAAAAAAAG acgATGGACGGCAATACACTGGTTCCGAAGAGATTCCACTGATTGACCGATGTCAATCTGAACCAAACTCAAACCAAATGAATATTGACATGGAAG GTAGTACTTCATATAGAGATAAAGGAAGACGATCACAACTGGTGCAGTGGATTACATCATTGACTTGGCTCGTGATTATAGCAAGTTTGATGTTAAGCGCCTGGACAGTCTGCGTAGTGTCCAACTGGGGAAAAGGAAAATCGACTTTACATTTGTTCTCGGCATCTACATATGTCCTTCCCTTGGTGGTTGTCACATTAATGCGTATTGTTTCGATTGTTTATGAGACGTCACCACCGACGAGAAATTGGTGGGTGTATGCCCTTACTAAAGGAAATGTGTTAACTCGTCTAAACGTCTTGGATTTGTCACGTAATACAGGATTTGGCTATTTGTCGCTTGCATGCGCCCTTATTTGCACATTCTTTGAACTGTGGTACCAATCCTACTTGATTTCGAAATGTCCTGATTCAACCTCTGATAATGTAAAGCAAGGCATCGACCTTTTCGCTTTCATAATTAGTTACTTTATGTTTGCAGCGTTCTGCTACGAAATTCATCTACTGAAGTGCAGTTTACGTTCAGATATGAaactttgtttgttgtttgtgaaacGAAATATCGAGAATGGTCTTGATCTGTGTCGCCAACGGATCCTTGCCTCGTATTCCGAGTTTTTAAAGTTACACAGTCTTGTTTCTTCTTGGCTTGTGTTTCAGTTCTCCATTTCAGTATTTAAGGTTTCATGTCATATTCACTGGAATTATGACTACTTTGTGTCACACACAAACGTAACACCAGCCATTTTAAGGAACATCCTTGTTTGGTGTGAGTGCATCATATTTCTCCTGCTTCCGATATTCGCCGTTGGGGGCTTCAGCATTTTATATCTATGGAACGACTTCAAGTTAGATTGCAAGCGGATGCAACGAAAAAAAGACGGTGAGAATTGGCATAAAGttgtaaaacttttgaaaattctaAATGCAAGTGATACTGGCCTCTACGTTACTGTTTTCTTTTCACTTTTGAGTGCTTTTGTAGGTCTGAATTTCGGTAGGCAATATGGTGTTTATTGGAATGCACGTTTCACAAACACTGAAACAATTCATAACGAAATTATCGCTGCGAAAAACACAACTTTTGACTGTTATTGA